The genomic stretch atggggcagcaggtagcctagtggttagagtgttgggccagtaaccaaaatgttgctggatcaaatccctgagctgacaaggtaagcatctgttgttctgcccctgaacaaggcagttcaccggTTGgctgtcattggaaataagaatttgttcttaactgtcttacCTACTAGAATAAAGGAGGTCTTTACTGTGTTCTACACAGGTACTCAGTCTAACAATGACATGTTTTGGGTTATTTTTCCAGTCAGGAGCTGCTAGGATACCCTGACCTCTGGAATGAGGCTCTCCAAGCAGTTGACCTTCTCCTTCTGACCGACTGCTTCCCACAGGCTGAGAGGCAACTACTGGCCACTGTGCTGGTGAATCACGTATAGGATCGTTAATGTCATCTCAAAACTAACAAATCAGTACAGGTGTCCTACTTCTTGAGGGTTAGATTTCTAACATGTATCGAGTTTTAAACATATATTTGTGATAATAATCCAAGCAGTTCCTGTGAATATAATATGTAACTCATTTCGGTCTATCAGTACACctcctgagtctctctctctctttctttctgaccCACTGTAGGAAGACAGCTCTACAACACTGAGGAGGATCCTTCATAATGAATAGTCAGGTAGAGAGGTGTATGTGTCTGGGAAAGATGCCTTCATCCGCCTGCATCAGGATGTCATTCAGGTACTTCAACCAGCAGGGATGTGCACAGAGAATGTACCGTGTATATACTAAGAcatttctctccatgtctcttttCTTCCTCTGCGTAGTGCATCAATTCTGTGCTCCAAAGAGCAAAGATGATGAGCCAAACTCTGATGCTCATGGCACATATAGTCTGTTGGCAAGAGCTACAGGACTTCATAAAAAGGTAGGTCTCGCTTTTTCTTAGTACCACAACTGTTTCATGGTCTATAACTGTTTGACTAGGCACAATGTTGAATTAATGTGCTAAACTTTGCAGGTATGTCAATGTTGAAAAGAAACACCTTCAGAAACAAGCAAGAATGGGCTTGTCATGTACAATGCACTTCTTCAAGACTTTCAACACCTGCAATGAACTCAAGTGAGTTTCTCTATTCTTCTTATGCTGTTTGCAATCAGTAGTGATATTATTTTTTTCATTACAATGAGCATGACATAAAATCAAATCTCATGTATCATTGTTGGATCATGGTAACCATTATGATTATAAATTATCATGTTTCTTTTGCAGGCAGTATGTTCCAACGATTTCCAGAGATGACACAAGTTTTGACTGTGTTTAAACCATTTCAACACTTGAGGGGATGGAAGCTCTTGCTTTGAAGTTTCTCCTGGAAAGACCAATTAAATTTGCACAGGTGCATTCCTGAATGAAAACATTAAGAGAAACTGGACGATGTTACAATGTTTTATGATCCCCAGATTTTCCTGAAGAAGTATTTCAAAAGAGAGGatgaacaaatggaaaattaaatgAAAGAGATTGAAGAAATGTTCCAGAACCTTCCCAAAGACCAGGACATGCAGAAGGTGTGTTTACTGTTCACATCTGGTGTGAGAGCATTACTATTGCACTTATAACAAAACTGTAAAGTGAGGTACTCAACACTTGTCCCTTGTTCTGTTGGGAATATTCTATTATACATATTTTTTCCCTTCTCTCTGCAGATTGTGATTAACAAAGCCTTTCTGTACCTCCGCCCTTCTGTACCTTCAACACCTGGTGCAGAGCAACCATGGGAAGCCGGTGAAGAGATGGGATTAACGTGGGCAAAGAATGACGCATGATGCCGAGCTCTTTTACTCCATATTCTCAGGCCTGGTGAGATAGCTAGACTTGTACACCAGTAACTATACATTTATTCTCTCTACCTGATCAGATACAGCTAGTTCATCTCAGAATGTGTAATGACAGAAAAGGGCCAAAATTCTTCTGACATTCGTTTTTTAAATCAGAATTGTGATGTTGAACAGTGGAACCTCATACAGCTGAAAGTGAGAGAAGTACTGGAGAGCAGCGATGTTGAAAGTCTCAAGGTAACAGTCAGTGAGATACTGAGGGACTGCTCCAGGACAAGGTAAAACAGCCCCTCCTAACACTGAGTATACCACAGGGTTTCGAAAGTCTGCATGATTTATTACATAGAGATTAGCTCGAGTACATGCttgatatatacagtattatgtaTTGATCAATGTTTATCTCGTTGTAGTACGGAGCACCTGCCAGCCCTGCTGCGTTGGAAGGGAGGCCTGTCACGGACACAGACCCGGGAGGTGCTGGAGGCAAACCAGGAGGTGTACCTGATTTACCTGTCCCAAACAAGGTCTGGAACCTGGTACGGCTGCCTTCTCTGTTGCTGAGGGTGGGACGCCTCAGGTGGATGACCGCACTAAACATGACCTTCAAGTTCGCAACTGACCTCACAATATTTGGAGTTCTGTTTAAAAAGTTGGCAAAATATGTAAAGGTACTTATTATTTTTAATGTATCAAAGATAAATAATAAGATATATCTGAAATTGGATAACAGATCAAGTTTTTCATTTTGAGGTTAATCCTAAAACATGCCTTGTGGAATGACTTGTTCATGTGCAATGAGTGTATAACCAATAGTGCCCTGTAGATGGAGATAGGCAGTTAGGCTATTGGTCATTGCTCTTCTCCTGAGAAGGAGAAGCCCCGAACAGTCTGCTTGGCTTGTGGGAGTAGTTATATAATATTGTAAATTCCAAAACGTATAGTAAttcacaacacatacagtaatcAGTAACTCAATTTGAATGCGTTTTGGATGGCCCCATTAGAGACATAGGATGGAATTTAGCTTATCTTTTTAAATGGAAAAGCCACCAACTGCATGCTTCCTCAATTGAATCCCAGGGGATATTATCATCAAGGTCTGGTGTTTCCCCTTAAATCCTTATCACAACATATTATCAAAACACTGATAGTCTTCCAGGGGGGAGACATTAACCTGGAAGTATTGGCAGCCTATCCTGTTAATGTTGTTTCCTTCCTCTTTCCAAAGTAATAGGCAGCTTACTGGTAATGTAAGCATTTACCTtggaactgatacacaaaacaaaTCACAGTCGGCTAGACAAGTACTTAGTGGTGTATACTTCTCTTTGTCGTTGACAAAATAGTAACAATGACTTAGAATGGTTGACTAGCCAATTTGAGGGAAATCCTTGAGTAAGGAAGGAAACACTCAATAAACTCGTACTTCTTGAATCCATGAAGAAGAAATGACAGGGAAATATACAGAGGTGCCTTACAGATGTAATGCGTAGTCCTTTTTATTacataaataattaaacatgcaAAATACAACATACAAATCTATAAGAAGCAATAAGAACACAGTATTCTCATGGAGGAAAAAACTGCAGTAACCTAAAATAACCGTATTATACAATATAACAAATGTCTACTTTTCACAGCACCCTCAAAGGCTCATAAGACACAGCCATGTGAAATAAGTCCCTTTAAGAATGCCCATATACAAAAGGCAAGCTATTTTGCAACAGTCTAATACACTACAGACTTGACTCAAGAGTGTTCAACAATCATTTGACCTGTTGTCACTAGTTCCCACAGCCACAAAATCATAAACCATACCCATTTTTACAATTTCTCGTGTCAAAATATGATTTTAAAACTCtagccttaaccttaaccctaaccttaaccacactgctaacctcatgactaaccctaacattaaattaagaccaaaacgCTAGTGGTGACTAGTGGAAACCCAATACCTTGGAGAAAAAGGATGGGCCATCCTGGGAGCTGGTGGTGTCTTGGATGTCCAGGAGGGTCTTCTTTATCCTCTTCACAGCTGAGGCAGAAAGGTTGGACTTGAGGCTAAGCAGGGCGGTCACCTGGACGTCACTGTGGGTCAAAGGGGAAAATGGTGAGCTCATCTGTTGTTCAATTCAAACACAGAATCATCTGCAGTGTGTTATTGGCCTTGTGCAATGAACTTTAACTGAATTTAGCATTATGACCTGAATTATTTCTGTGTCAATATCAGCCATCACTACATAGTACGCAAAGGAGATACAAAATCACATAGCTACAGTGTTGTGTAATAACAGTTATGTGAGTAAGAAGTATGACAGTTCAACCTGAGATCAGGGTAAGCTTGCCCCAGAGTTACTATTTCCAGCTGTATGGAGGAAATGTCTTGGAGTTTCAGCACTTCAGCAATCCTGGCCAGAATGTCACTCAGCCACTCCTCCCTGGAACCCTGTGAAAACAGTCACAATGTtatttccagtgtgtgtgtgcgtgtgtgtgtgtgcgtgtacgtgtaTTCTCACCGCTTCAGTGAAAAGTTGGTTTAGTCTCTGGCCATCCTCCCACACCGACCTGGCAGCCTGCTCCtgcatctctttgtctctcagctTGATCTTCCTCTTCAGTAGCCTCCTCACGTACTCCACTGTCACCTCCAAGTGCAGCTGGCTCAGCAGCTCCTGCATAACCAGCCATTCAATCAATCAACTTCTCAATCTATCAATAAATCAGCCATTACATCTTTCAATCGATCTGTCAATCAATTTACCTGATGGCAGGAGTCAGTCAAGCCCGTAACATCCTGGGTGTGTTTGTTAATTCCTTCCAACAGCTTCTCGAACACATGTTTCTTCTCCAACCATATGGGCGTTCCCAGACTTCTGtactgagactgtgtgtgtgtgtgtgtgtgtgtgtgtgtgtgtgtgtgtgtgtgtggagaggaaggGGCAGATAGACAACAGATCAATATCAAGACCAATGACAGGCTAGTAGGTACATACATTCCATATATTACTTCCTTTTCTCAGATGCAAAGTCAAACTTTTCACAAAGCCTGGATTTTAGATGTGTAAGTCAGCAATACCTTGAGGTCCTTGTGTATGGGGCTTGTTAAATATCTGTAGCCACAAGTTTTCATATCAGCTACTATGGACAAACAGCATTCCTTTATATCCACTGGGAAGAGATCTGCTTTCTTCACAATATAGTCCCTGTGTGGAATCATACAGGTAGAATGACTTATTAAGACGCCTCTGAAGAGAATGGATGACATTTTACATgctcctgaccaattgtgctattttgttagcttttttgcgttgtttgtaacttattttttaaatgtattttgtacataatgttgctgctaccgtctcttaggACCGAAAATATCTTCTGGActtcagaacagcgattactcaccacaaactggaagaagctttttccttcaACAAGACTGACGAGAAGGATATACTGATCTCCCgtgaacaggcccaaatccctgtcatttacGTGAAGAAAACACAGAGGAAAAGAGGACGCagatcgggctgccttctgagattccgtaggcgagcgagtaaacttcTACTGCCTTCCgttctacttgctaacatgcaatcattggaaaattaaattgatgacctacgattacgattatcctaccaacgggacataaggaactgtaatatcttatgtttcactgagtcgtggttGAACAAAGACACGGATAaagaagcgaaggtaacctgcctaaatgattaccaccgcGTAgtactcacgtcggtagccacgacgtgctttgaaaggctggtcatggctcacatcaacagcatcctcccggatacactagacccactccaattcacatatcGCTCccacaatctcaattgcactccacactgccctttcccacctggacaaaaggaatatctatgtgagaatgctgttcattgtctacagctcagcgttcaacaccatagtgcccacaaagctcatcactaagctaaggaccctgggactaaacaccttcttctgcaactggatcctggacttcctgacgggccgcccccaggtggtaagggtaggcaacaacacgtctgccacgctgatcctcaacactggggcccctcaggggtgtgtacttagtcccctcctgtactccctgttcacccacgacagcgtggccaaacacgactccaacaccatcattaagtttgctgaccaTACaagagtggtaggcctgatcatcaacaacgatgagagcctatagggaggaggtcagagaactggcagtgtggtgccaggacaacaacctcctccctcaatgtgagcaagacaaaggagctgatcggagactacaggaaaaggcgggctggACAGGCacccattaacatcaacagggctgtagtggaacgggtcgagagtttcaagttccttggtgtccacatcaccaatgaactatcatggtccaaacacaccaagacagtcgtgaagagggcacgacaaaacattttccccctcaggagactgaaaagatttggcatgggtccccagatcctcaaaatgtgctacagctgcaccatcgagagcatcatgacCGGTTGCGtaaccgcctggtatggcaactactcggcatctgactgtaaagcgctccagagggtagtgtgtaaggcccagtacatcactggggccaagcttcctgctatccaggacctatataatagacGGTGTCaaaggaaagcccataaaattgtcagggactccagtcacccaagtcattgaCTTTTTTTCTccgctactgcatggcaagcggcaccggagtgccaagtctaggacccaaaggctccttaacagcttctacccccaagccataagactgctggacAATTAATAAAATTGCCAccagactattacattgacccccctacCCCCATTTATTTtggcaaatattttcttaactcttcttgaactgtactgttggttaagggcttgtaaataagcatttcccGATAatgtctacacttgtattcggcgcatgtgacaaataaagtttgatttgatcaaaTTAGATGACTAGATTATGTCATGGTGGTCCTATCAATTTGGACATCACATCACATAAAGAGAAAATAAAACATACCTAAATTGTTCAACACAGGAAAGATTGGCCATTATCACAGTTCCGCTGTTTCTATTGTTGCTTCCCTTGAGAACTTTCTCCTGGAATTTCTTGTAGCTGGAAGTGTGTAATTTGGTACATTAGTAATAGATCATCTTGATTTGATAGTATTTGGAGTAGAATACAACACAATGCATTGTTACTTCATGATTCATAACATGCAATTCTGTCCTGCAAATAGCTTATATTACCTATTCAAGAAGTCCTTCAACAGGCACGCAATCATCTGGACTTTGGACGTGTCTCCCAAAACTGTCTCTACTGATTCGAATGCAGCATGAACAAACTAAAGGGTGTTGGggattagttgggtaacatagataatatGTTTTATTTTCACAATATGCTTGTGAGATATTTGTTATTAGAATGTATCTCTTTGGACTATAGGGTTGGCAGGTTGCAGTTATTCCTTCTCAGCTAGGGCTCAgttacttggggcccagagaggggagaggtcaggcttgtcttatctgtgaatgtgtctaactattcctaaaccatgtgaagggatggtgtgattaatggggaaccagttagttggctccacaatgtctgtacaccagtcactccctacttttcccatttGGGGGAAgagtatggcagtgtctggaaccattgtatgtcccctctgatgTTGCCCTTCTCTTGACCTAGTATaagacctagaggctcactctcctccgtgagcttgtccaggagggggtgtatttgagatgggtgtatctagaattgacaattaatatgccattggatgaggtaatgttttggtaatatgaagtaccaagaacgagattaGAACCTTATCTTAGAgagcaaactgaacgataatgtatagataatgctgtctggctatgggatactcctctctcaagtaaaagtcTTCCTTTGTGCAGTtttcctaagacctgtggtttgtcatgttgactagggggtggatctttgctataaaagatctcagttgccattatgttgacactctcagaattcatttatagacactgaattgatctgagagtaaaagggctatggtgaagctcatattatTAAAAGATGAAGTttaaagtataactctgacttgtgtgtggtttgtaaacGCTCCAATCACTttgtaatacaggaaattaccacgacaaGGGACAGAGAAATAGAAAGTGAATTTGAAATTAATCTCTGTTGAAATAAACAACGTAATTTGTGACTAACTGAATAGTAAGAGCAATATAGGCATGAAGATGCCAAATATTTCCTATATGATGTCTACCTGAATGACATCGATGGCCAAGGGGCTAAAGTAACAGTTGTCTCTGAGCTCTGGCACAGATCCCTCCCTCCAGGCTTGCTCCTCTACATTCAGCACTTTGTTGATCAATGTCTGCACCTCTGTCTGAAAATAGAGCATAAACAAAACCATGCATTATCTAACAAGGGATATATTTATCTCTGGGATAATTACTGTAAACGTAACTTTTTTAAATGATCTACAATCAATTATTCACATCTAGGTGGGTAAAGCTAATATTTTTCTGTTTGAAAACATAAACACATGGGTCAGAAAGCTGTGCTCCAATTTGCAGGACACATTTATATTAAATAATATTTACCTCTTGGTGAGTAAGATATTGATTCTCCAGGTGTGTTGTTAACTCTTCAGTCAACAGCTTTCCCAACGCTTCAGGGTTTATCGCCTTGGTCAGTTCCAGATTTTGTAGAATCCTAAGACAAAAACCAGGAGTTACTATGTTAGTCAGTCATATCTCCTAACCTCCTTATATAGTATTTGAATAAGCAAACAAAAATAAGATATCACTCACTCTGGGTAGGCAACATTCACCCAATGCAGGAGGTAAGAACAGTCAATCATGCCCAGTCCATACTCTGCAATCTTTCTCATCCCTGCACTGAAGGCTTGGTGGTACATTTTTCCATACAGGTTGCAGATATCCATGTCCTCTGGATAACAGCCCTTCACATCCTTCACCACCCTCAGCAGGTCCTCCTGCAGGCGTCTGCCCTTCCCACAGATGTCCCTCTGCAGGGAGGAGCGTAGCTTGTTGCTCTCTTCGGGGGGCAATTCGGCATTGACCATACACTCCTCCACCAGGCTCTGGATGACAGTGTTGTGGTGACGTCTACACTCACTGGGCCTCCAGAAAGGCTGTTTACTCTCCTGCTTCAGCCATCGCctatcctgctcctcctcctgtaggATAGCCTTCACTGCAGACTTCAGAACTTCCAGACTGTCTTTGTCCGGACTGAGAGAACTCTTCACAGCCAGGTCTATGTGGCTGAGGAGGCCTTTGCGATCTCTGGCGAGctgctctttctccttctccctctctgtggtcGGCTGAACTACTTCTGAGATCCGTCCATATAGatgctcctctctgtctatcaGCTGTTGGCCAGCAGCAGAGAGGCGATTTCTCTCAAGGTTCTGCTCAAAAGTCAACAACTCTGAGGGAAAAGACAACAAAAACAGTGTTGTGTTTACAGTGTCTAAACTATTTGCCACAAA from Oncorhynchus clarkii lewisi isolate Uvic-CL-2024 chromosome 25, UVic_Ocla_1.0, whole genome shotgun sequence encodes the following:
- the LOC139383921 gene encoding tumor necrosis factor alpha-induced protein 2-like — translated: MRTLRTSNTPGIGSTKPESPVEHSGKTTSAGRKFKHFTLPPILRRNSKSNSHVSFPDVPNTSSLIAAPQKELLTFEQNLERNRLSAAGQQLIDREEHLYGRISEVVQPTTEREKEKEQLARDRKGLLSHIDLAVKSSLSPDKDSLEVLKSAVKAILQEEEQDRRWLKQESKQPFWRPSECRRHHNTVIQSLVEECMVNAELPPEESNKLRSSLQRDICGKGRRLQEDLLRVVKDVKGCYPEDMDICNLYGKMYHQAFSAGMRKIAEYGLGMIDCSYLLHWVNVAYPEILQNLELTKAINPEALGKLLTEELTTHLENQYLTHQETEVQTLINKVLNVEEQAWREGSVPELRDNCYFSPLAIDVIQFVHAAFESVETVLGDTSKVQMIACLLKDFLNSYKKFQEKVLKGSNNRNSGTVIMANLSCVEQFRDYIVKKADLFPVDIKECCLSIVADMKTCGYRYLTSPIHKDLKSQYRSLGTPIWLEKKHVFEKLLEGINKHTQDVTGLTDSCHQELLSQLHLEVTVEYVRRLLKRKIKLRDKEMQEQAARSVWEDGQRLNQLFTEAGSREEWLSDILARIAEVLKLQDISSIQLEIVTLGQAYPDLSDVQVTALLSLKSNLSASAVKRIKKTLLDIQDTTSSQDGPSFFSKVLGFH